The Palleronia sp. THAF1 genome window below encodes:
- a CDS encoding TolC family outer membrane protein, which translates to MKGGRALLFGAALVAGLAGPLAARAETLADAFILAYRHSGLLDKNRAVLRAADEDVAQALASLRPVLSYTAQATRTYTFPNDTPGGISSSGLPTSPRGDTVTDTASLGISGELLLWDAGRTRLGVDVARETVLLTRHALTQVEQQVLFNAVSAYLAVIEAQAFVNLRQSNVQVLNEQLRASRERFEVGEVTRTDVALAESQLAASRSDLSAALGDLEIARAQYVQAVGQKPGQLQPIATPPRTATSLDAAQAVARQTHPNIRRDMRAITVAELNILRAEAAMKPRIVGQGSLQIDQDYTETARLGVQMTGPIYQGGALTSAYRQAAARRDESRADLHITVDDVLNQVAQAWAQSEVATARIAAGELRVRAARVAFQGLQEEFGLGARTTLDVLDAEQDLQDARAALISAQVAEIRAAYQILFTMGLLTVEHLGLGITTYDPEAYYNAVKDAPVRKVSPQGEQLDRIIKSLGR; encoded by the coding sequence ATGAAGGGCGGTCGCGCACTTCTGTTCGGGGCGGCGCTGGTCGCTGGTCTGGCCGGGCCGCTGGCCGCGCGGGCCGAAACGCTCGCCGATGCGTTCATCTTGGCCTATCGCCATTCTGGACTGCTGGACAAGAACCGCGCTGTGCTGCGTGCCGCGGATGAGGACGTGGCGCAGGCGCTTGCCTCGCTGCGGCCTGTCCTGAGCTATACGGCGCAGGCTACGCGGACGTATACGTTCCCGAACGATACGCCGGGGGGAATTAGTTCAAGTGGTCTGCCAACAAGCCCGCGTGGAGATACCGTAACCGACACCGCGTCGCTCGGCATCTCTGGCGAACTGTTGCTATGGGACGCAGGCCGTACGCGCCTTGGCGTCGATGTCGCGCGAGAGACGGTCCTTCTGACCCGCCACGCTTTGACGCAGGTGGAACAGCAGGTCCTGTTCAACGCCGTCAGCGCCTATCTTGCCGTGATCGAGGCACAGGCCTTCGTGAACCTGCGCCAGTCCAACGTACAGGTTCTGAACGAACAGTTGCGTGCCTCGCGGGAGCGATTCGAGGTCGGTGAAGTCACCCGTACCGACGTGGCGCTGGCCGAAAGCCAGTTGGCCGCGTCGCGCTCGGATCTCTCTGCCGCATTGGGCGATCTGGAGATTGCGCGCGCGCAGTATGTGCAGGCCGTGGGCCAGAAGCCGGGCCAGCTGCAGCCTATCGCCACGCCACCTCGCACCGCCACGTCGTTGGACGCCGCGCAGGCCGTCGCACGCCAGACCCATCCGAACATTCGCCGCGACATGCGGGCCATCACGGTGGCCGAACTGAACATCCTGCGCGCGGAAGCGGCAATGAAGCCGCGCATCGTGGGGCAGGGCTCGCTTCAGATCGATCAGGACTATACCGAAACCGCGCGTCTGGGCGTTCAAATGACCGGCCCGATCTATCAGGGCGGTGCGCTAACCTCTGCGTATCGGCAAGCTGCTGCGCGCCGCGACGAAAGCCGCGCCGATCTGCATATCACCGTTGATGACGTGCTGAACCAGGTTGCGCAGGCTTGGGCGCAAAGCGAAGTCGCGACCGCCCGCATCGCGGCGGGAGAGTTGCGTGTTCGCGCCGCCCGCGTTGCTTTTCAGGGCTTGCAGGAAGAGTTCGGCCTTGGCGCGCGAACGACGCTGGATGTGCTGGACGCCGAGCAGGATCTGCAGGACGCGCGCGCGGCGTTGATCTCGGCGCAGGTTGCCGAAATCCGTGCGGCCTACCAGATACTGTTCACAATGGGCCTGCTGACCGTTGAGCATCTTGGGCTGGGCATCACGACCTACGACCCGGAGGCCTATTACAACGCGGTCAAGGACGCGCCCGTGCGGAAAGTCAGCCCGCAGGGTGAGCAGTTGGATCGTATTATCAAGTCTTTGGGCCGTTAA
- a CDS encoding protein-L-isoaspartate O-methyltransferase family protein has protein sequence MPDYATRRRMMVDTQVRPSDVTLFPIIEAMLTIPRENFVPDRLREAAYLGENLPLGPGRTILEPRTLSKMLNALNIGPTDLVLDVGAGFGYSTAVIAQLAQAVVGVEADTPLVKEAEAALASEGIDNAVIEEGALAAGAPSHGPYDAIAIQGAVQQIPDALTDQLAEGGRIAAIFVEDRLGTVKIGVKADGQINWRFSFNAGAPVLPGFARDAEFSL, from the coding sequence ATGCCAGACTACGCAACGCGCCGTCGTATGATGGTCGACACGCAGGTTCGCCCCTCTGACGTGACGCTCTTTCCGATTATCGAAGCGATGCTGACGATCCCGCGCGAAAACTTCGTTCCGGATCGCCTGCGTGAAGCGGCTTATCTTGGAGAGAACCTGCCCCTTGGCCCCGGTCGCACCATTCTGGAGCCGCGAACGTTGTCGAAGATGCTGAACGCGTTGAACATCGGCCCGACCGATCTGGTGCTCGATGTGGGGGCGGGCTTCGGCTACTCAACCGCCGTCATCGCGCAGCTGGCGCAGGCTGTCGTGGGTGTCGAAGCCGACACGCCGCTGGTGAAAGAGGCCGAGGCCGCGCTGGCGTCCGAAGGGATCGACAACGCCGTGATCGAAGAAGGCGCACTGGCGGCTGGCGCGCCGTCGCACGGTCCTTACGATGCGATCGCGATCCAGGGGGCTGTTCAGCAGATTCCCGACGCTTTGACCGACCAGCTTGCCGAGGGTGGGCGCATCGCCGCGATCTTCGTCGAAGACCGGCTTGGAACGGTTAAGATTGGTGTGAAAGCGGACGGTCAGATCAACTGGCGTTTTTCGTTCAATGCCGGCGCGCCGGTGCTGCCCGGCTTTGCGCGCGACGCGGAGTTTTCGCTATGA
- a CDS encoding MBL fold metallo-hydrolase, with product MITLSDGHLSLPESFLYGSLDRSDVDIILGNADMVAGGLEPPCNVTLLRTDDAVVLFDAGSGSGFMPTAGKLPDALSAAGVAPEDITHVVFTHAHPDHLWGVLDDFDEPIFANAQHLMGGDELRYWTDPDTVNTIAPERQSFAAGATRRIDLIGDRLETFGDGEQILPGVQAVITPGHTPGHMSFELSEGDARVFLIGDAIGNAHVALARPELHAPADQDPEIGAETRVALLNRLAEEQTQAVGFHLPGGGIGRFARDKDRFAWNAG from the coding sequence GTGATCACCTTGAGCGATGGCCATCTAAGCCTGCCGGAGAGTTTTCTTTATGGATCCTTGGACCGTTCGGATGTCGATATAATTCTCGGCAATGCCGATATGGTGGCGGGTGGGCTGGAGCCGCCTTGCAACGTGACCCTGCTGCGCACTGATGATGCGGTGGTGCTGTTCGACGCCGGTTCAGGCTCTGGCTTCATGCCAACAGCTGGAAAGCTGCCCGACGCTCTGTCAGCGGCTGGTGTTGCGCCCGAAGACATCACGCATGTCGTCTTCACTCATGCGCACCCCGATCATCTATGGGGCGTCCTGGATGATTTCGACGAGCCTATCTTCGCGAACGCACAGCACCTGATGGGCGGCGACGAGCTACGCTACTGGACCGATCCCGATACGGTGAACACCATCGCGCCAGAGCGTCAAAGCTTCGCTGCGGGCGCGACCCGCCGTATCGACTTAATAGGTGATCGCCTTGAGACGTTCGGCGATGGCGAGCAAATTCTGCCAGGCGTGCAAGCCGTTATAACCCCCGGTCACACTCCGGGTCATATGTCGTTCGAATTGTCCGAAGGGGACGCGCGCGTTTTCCTGATCGGCGATGCCATCGGAAACGCTCACGTCGCGCTCGCCCGACCAGAATTGCACGCACCCGCCGACCAAGATCCCGAAATCGGTGCCGAGACGCGTGTCGCCCTTCTGAACCGCCTAGCAGAAGAACAGACGCAGGCCGTGGGATTCCATCTGCCCGGTGGAGGCATCGGCAGGTTCGCGCGCGACAAAGATCGCTTCGCTTGGAACGCCGGCTGA
- the hemA gene encoding 5-aminolevulinate synthase, with translation MNFDDFCRSEITRLHSEGNYRVFAELERHRGAYPDATRHEDERQSKVTVWCSNDYLGMGQHPAVLSAMHDALDSAGAGAGGTRNISGNTRYHAALEAELADLHGKEAALVFTSGYVANWASLATLASRMPECVVLSDAKNHASMIEGIRHSRAETRIWDHNDLEDLERHLSAIPSGRPKIIAFESVYSMDGDIAPIEGICDLAKRYGALTYLDEVHAVGLYGPRGGGVAEERGLAHRIDVIEGTLGKAYGVMGGYIAASAPIVDFVRSFASGFIFTTALPPSVAAGALAAVQYLKHSDTERQQQRANVARLRARLDAIGLPHLENDSHIVPVIVGDPVKCRYIADLLLDRYGIYIQPINYPTVPKGTERLRITPSPVHSEQDMDRLVAALEELWSTCQIARRPVAAQ, from the coding sequence GTGAATTTCGACGATTTCTGCCGCTCTGAAATTACCAGGCTTCACTCGGAGGGGAACTACCGTGTCTTCGCTGAACTGGAACGCCACCGCGGTGCCTACCCCGACGCGACCCGCCACGAGGATGAACGCCAGAGCAAGGTGACAGTCTGGTGCTCGAACGACTACCTTGGGATGGGGCAGCACCCCGCCGTCCTGTCCGCGATGCACGATGCGCTCGACAGTGCGGGGGCAGGCGCAGGGGGCACCCGCAACATTTCTGGTAACACGCGGTATCACGCCGCGCTGGAAGCCGAACTTGCCGATCTGCATGGCAAGGAGGCAGCGCTAGTCTTCACCTCGGGCTATGTTGCCAACTGGGCGAGCCTTGCCACCTTGGCCTCTCGCATGCCCGAGTGTGTCGTGCTGTCTGATGCCAAGAACCACGCCAGCATGATCGAGGGCATTCGCCACTCTCGCGCAGAGACGCGCATTTGGGATCATAACGATCTTGAGGATCTGGAGCGGCACCTTTCGGCCATCCCGAGTGGCCGCCCGAAGATCATCGCATTCGAAAGCGTCTATTCGATGGACGGGGACATCGCCCCAATCGAAGGTATCTGCGATCTTGCAAAGCGCTATGGCGCACTGACCTATCTGGACGAAGTCCACGCGGTCGGCCTGTATGGACCGCGCGGCGGCGGGGTGGCCGAAGAACGCGGTCTGGCCCACCGTATCGACGTGATTGAGGGTACGCTTGGTAAAGCCTACGGTGTGATGGGTGGCTACATCGCGGCATCTGCCCCGATCGTCGATTTCGTCCGCAGCTTTGCCAGCGGCTTCATTTTCACGACCGCCTTGCCTCCAAGCGTTGCCGCCGGGGCTTTAGCCGCCGTGCAGTATCTGAAACACTCCGATACAGAGCGGCAACAGCAACGCGCGAATGTCGCCCGGTTGCGTGCGCGATTGGATGCCATCGGACTGCCACATCTGGAGAACGACAGTCACATCGTCCCCGTGATCGTCGGGGACCCGGTCAAGTGTCGGTATATCGCGGATCTTTTGCTGGACCGTTACGGTATCTACATTCAGCCGATCAACTATCCGACGGTGCCGAAGGGAACGGAACGCCTGCGGATCACGCCGTCGCCCGTCCATTCGGAGCAAGACATGGATCGGCTGGTCGCAGCCTTGGAAGAGCTATGGTCGACCTGTCAGATCGCCCGCCGCCCCGTGGCCGCGCAATAA
- a CDS encoding DUF302 domain-containing protein, with protein sequence MRLAALALACLPSLATAQDVVSYDYPGSFEDAAFGVESAIVNRGLVLDFVSHVGEMLNRTQEDVGGEQLYTEADIFVFCSAVVSREVMEANPDNIAFCPYGVFVAERDGQVRVGYRTYPDGPMDQVETLLDGIAREAAGQ encoded by the coding sequence ATGCGCCTTGCCGCTCTCGCACTCGCTTGCCTGCCCAGCCTCGCCACCGCTCAGGACGTTGTGTCCTACGACTATCCCGGCAGCTTCGAAGATGCCGCCTTCGGTGTGGAAAGCGCCATTGTGAACCGTGGGCTCGTCCTCGATTTCGTCAGCCACGTCGGGGAGATGCTCAATCGCACGCAGGAAGATGTCGGCGGCGAGCAACTCTACACCGAAGCCGATATCTTCGTTTTCTGTTCTGCCGTGGTCAGCCGCGAGGTGATGGAAGCCAATCCTGACAACATCGCCTTCTGCCCCTACGGCGTCTTCGTTGCCGAGCGGGATGGGCAAGTCCGGGTCGGCTATCGAACCTATCCCGACGGCCCCATGGATCAGGTCGAGACCCTTTTGGATGGCATCGCACGAGAGGCAGCGGGCCAGTGA
- a CDS encoding NAD(P)/FAD-dependent oxidoreductase, translating into MTLNRRTFIGTGAAFAATLSAPMVMGQARSRVVVVGGGAGGATAARYIAMDSDGAIDVTLIEPSRTYYTCWFSNLYLGGVRTFDSLGHTYGGLAANGINVVHDYASGVDRDAKTVTLAGGGTIPYDRLILSPGIDFKEGSVPGWDVTAQNAMPHAYKGGSQTQLLKAQLEAMPEGGRFIMVAPPNPYRCPPGPYERVSMVANYFKENNPTAKILIVDPKEKFSKQALFEEGWQKHYSGMIQRIGPDFGGANVSVNPAEMTVDVDGVVEKGDVVNVIPAQMAGKIVHSAGLNDGDWAPVNAEDLSSKMDENIHILGDSAAQGDMPKSGFSANSQAKACAMAVRAALTDSRAFPPKFSNTCWSLIHAGEQPDGVKVGANYEATEEKIASTGGFVSQTGEDATTRVDTYRESLAWYDAITSDMFG; encoded by the coding sequence ATGACTTTGAACAGACGGACATTTATCGGAACAGGTGCCGCATTTGCCGCCACCTTGTCGGCCCCCATGGTGATGGGCCAAGCGCGTTCCCGCGTGGTCGTCGTTGGCGGTGGAGCAGGTGGTGCCACGGCGGCGCGCTACATCGCGATGGACAGCGATGGCGCTATCGACGTGACCCTGATCGAACCTTCGCGCACCTACTACACCTGCTGGTTCTCGAACCTTTATCTGGGCGGTGTGCGCACGTTCGACAGCCTTGGTCACACTTACGGTGGGCTCGCCGCCAACGGGATCAACGTGGTTCACGACTACGCGTCCGGCGTGGACCGCGATGCCAAGACCGTGACACTCGCCGGCGGTGGGACGATCCCTTACGACCGGCTGATCCTGTCGCCCGGCATCGACTTCAAGGAAGGCTCTGTCCCTGGGTGGGATGTGACAGCCCAAAACGCCATGCCCCATGCTTACAAGGGCGGCAGTCAGACCCAACTTCTCAAGGCGCAACTGGAAGCCATGCCAGAAGGCGGGCGCTTCATCATGGTCGCGCCCCCGAACCCCTACCGCTGCCCGCCGGGTCCGTACGAGCGTGTCTCGATGGTCGCGAATTACTTCAAAGAGAATAACCCGACGGCCAAGATCCTGATCGTGGATCCGAAAGAAAAGTTTTCGAAGCAAGCGTTGTTCGAAGAGGGTTGGCAGAAGCATTACTCTGGCATGATTCAGCGCATCGGCCCCGATTTCGGCGGCGCGAATGTCAGCGTGAATCCTGCCGAGATGACCGTTGATGTCGATGGCGTGGTCGAGAAGGGCGATGTGGTCAACGTGATCCCCGCGCAGATGGCCGGGAAGATCGTCCACAGCGCGGGCCTGAACGATGGTGACTGGGCTCCGGTGAATGCCGAAGACCTGTCGTCGAAGATGGATGAGAACATTCACATCCTGGGCGACTCGGCAGCACAGGGTGACATGCCGAAATCCGGTTTCTCTGCCAACAGCCAGGCCAAGGCCTGCGCCATGGCCGTTCGTGCGGCCCTGACCGACAGCCGCGCCTTCCCGCCGAAGTTCTCGAACACCTGCTGGTCCCTGATCCATGCAGGCGAGCAGCCTGATGGCGTGAAGGTCGGCGCGAATTACGAGGCGACGGAAGAGAAGATCGCCAGCACCGGCGGTTTCGTCAGCCAAACCGGCGAAGACGCGACGACCCGCGTCGATACCTACCGCGAAAGCCTGGCGTGGTACGATGCGATCACGTCCGACATGTTCGGTTGA
- a CDS encoding c-type cytochrome, which yields MLTKAVILGAVAGLLSGPASAADDAATLDALMAIEGDVEWGEYLSGECTACHAASGGRIPPLSGLPREYMLSALHDYKIGYRENATMQNVAEALGDEELAALAAYFESVE from the coding sequence ATGCTGACTAAGGCCGTGATCCTCGGAGCGGTGGCCGGACTTCTATCCGGCCCCGCCAGCGCTGCAGACGACGCCGCAACGCTCGACGCGCTCATGGCCATCGAGGGTGACGTCGAGTGGGGCGAATACCTGAGTGGCGAATGCACCGCGTGCCATGCCGCATCCGGCGGGCGCATCCCGCCGCTGAGCGGATTGCCCCGCGAATACATGCTGTCTGCGCTGCATGACTACAAGATCGGCTACCGTGAGAATGCCACGATGCAAAACGTCGCCGAAGCGCTAGGCGACGAAGAGCTTGCAGCACTCGCCGCCTATTTCGAAAGCGTCGAATAG
- a CDS encoding c-type cytochrome, whose product MSKSRDTLKILAPALLGTTALLTVAASVADRMIVHPGDGSYRMAAGQVIAAVEDAATDALTPNAAQAQDTVADTTPMAGMADDSDATEPDVAGSAAAEAGGEMPATTPLAGMATADASEATGTDLARDGGFGLGRPALEAEVAAWDIDIRPDGTGLPVGSGDVWTGEEVWVDNCAMCHGDFGEAVGRWPVIAGGWDTLDRADPVKTVGSYWPYLSTVYDYIYRAMPFGNAQSLEADQVYALTAYILYLNNVVEDDFELSNETFLDVQMPNADGFFLDDRAETELTLFSAEPCMTDCKDAVEITMRAAVLDVTPETEEAKVEAAAEAPVAAVSATDMAVEGNATVLEVAEAETAEPEVATEGTVEVAAEAEEVAALDPEMVEAGSKVFRQCQACHAVGEGAANKVGPQLNGVVGRTAGSVEDFRYSNAMMDANAEGLIWNAETLGAYLEDPRGYMKGTKMSYRGLRAEEDRAAIIAFLQSHAD is encoded by the coding sequence ATGTCGAAATCTCGTGATACTCTGAAGATCCTTGCGCCCGCTCTCTTGGGGACGACCGCGCTTTTGACGGTGGCGGCCTCGGTCGCAGACCGGATGATCGTGCATCCCGGGGATGGGTCTTATCGCATGGCGGCCGGTCAGGTGATCGCAGCGGTCGAGGATGCCGCGACCGACGCCCTGACGCCGAATGCGGCGCAGGCACAGGATACTGTGGCCGACACCACCCCCATGGCCGGCATGGCCGATGACAGCGACGCAACTGAGCCAGACGTTGCCGGATCTGCCGCGGCGGAGGCAGGCGGCGAGATGCCCGCGACCACTCCGCTGGCCGGTATGGCCACAGCCGACGCTTCAGAGGCTACCGGCACAGACCTTGCCCGCGACGGAGGCTTCGGCCTTGGCCGTCCCGCGCTGGAAGCGGAAGTGGCGGCGTGGGACATTGATATCCGCCCCGACGGAACCGGTCTTCCGGTGGGTTCGGGCGACGTGTGGACCGGGGAAGAAGTCTGGGTGGACAACTGCGCCATGTGCCATGGCGACTTCGGCGAAGCCGTAGGCCGCTGGCCCGTCATCGCTGGCGGCTGGGACACGCTGGACCGTGCGGATCCCGTGAAAACCGTCGGCAGCTACTGGCCCTATTTGTCGACCGTCTACGACTACATCTACCGTGCCATGCCTTTCGGCAACGCGCAGTCGCTGGAGGCCGACCAGGTCTATGCGCTGACGGCCTATATCTTATATCTCAACAACGTGGTGGAAGACGACTTCGAGCTGTCGAACGAGACCTTCCTCGACGTTCAGATGCCCAATGCCGACGGCTTCTTCCTTGATGATCGCGCCGAGACCGAGCTGACCCTATTCTCTGCCGAGCCGTGCATGACGGACTGCAAGGATGCGGTAGAGATCACGATGCGCGCCGCTGTGCTCGACGTGACGCCGGAAACAGAGGAAGCCAAGGTCGAAGCGGCCGCCGAAGCTCCCGTCGCGGCTGTGAGTGCAACGGATATGGCCGTTGAGGGCAACGCCACCGTTCTCGAAGTGGCCGAGGCAGAAACTGCTGAACCGGAGGTTGCCACCGAAGGGACGGTGGAAGTTGCCGCTGAAGCCGAGGAAGTTGCGGCACTTGATCCCGAGATGGTCGAAGCGGGAAGCAAGGTGTTCCGGCAATGCCAAGCCTGCCACGCGGTAGGTGAGGGGGCCGCGAACAAGGTCGGTCCGCAACTGAACGGGGTTGTGGGGCGCACCGCAGGATCGGTGGAGGACTTCCGCTACTCCAACGCCATGATGGACGCCAATGCCGAGGGCCTGATCTGGAACGCCGAAACGCTGGGTGCCTATCTCGAAGATCCGCGCGGATACATGAAGGGCACCAAGATGTCCTACCGTGGTTTGCGCGCAGAAGAGGATCGGGCGGCGATCATCGCCTTCCTGCAAAGCCATGCTGACTAA
- the soxC gene encoding sulfite dehydrogenase: MSDTSRRAFLRGAAVAGAAVAGGRAMAQQADPAITEIKPWMQYLGEGVDARPYGMPSEFESHVVRRNVEWLTADPVSSVNFTPLHELDGIITPNGLCFERHHAGIAEVDPAEHRIMINGLVDQELVFTMQDLLRFPRVNRAYFLECAANSGMEWAGAQLNGCQFTHGMIHNVMYTGVPLRLLLEEAGVKTEGKWLLAEGADASGMTRSIPMEKALDDCMVAWKMNGEALRPEQGYPVRLVVPGWEGNMWVKWLRRLEVGDQPWEHREETSKYTDLLDDGRARKWTWEMDAKSVITNPSPQAPITHGKGPLVITGVAWSGRGTIPRVDVTTDGGMTWHTARMSGPSMDKSLHRFYYEMDWDGSPLLLQSRAMDSTGYVQPTKNALRQVRGENSIYHNNGIQTWAVNAEGEAENVEIS, translated from the coding sequence ATGAGCGATACGTCCCGCCGCGCCTTCCTGAGAGGGGCCGCCGTCGCAGGCGCAGCCGTCGCAGGGGGCCGCGCTATGGCGCAGCAAGCCGATCCCGCGATCACCGAGATCAAGCCATGGATGCAGTACTTGGGGGAAGGCGTGGATGCCCGGCCCTACGGCATGCCATCCGAGTTTGAATCGCATGTGGTGCGCCGCAACGTGGAATGGCTGACCGCCGATCCGGTGTCCTCGGTCAATTTTACGCCGCTGCACGAACTGGACGGGATCATTACGCCCAACGGTCTGTGCTTCGAGCGTCACCACGCCGGCATCGCCGAGGTCGACCCCGCCGAGCACCGGATCATGATCAACGGACTTGTGGATCAGGAACTGGTCTTCACGATGCAGGACCTCCTGCGCTTCCCGCGTGTGAACCGGGCCTACTTCCTTGAATGCGCCGCGAACTCGGGCATGGAATGGGCCGGTGCGCAGTTGAACGGCTGCCAATTCACGCACGGCATGATCCACAACGTCATGTATACCGGCGTGCCCCTGCGGCTGTTGCTGGAAGAAGCTGGCGTGAAGACCGAGGGCAAGTGGCTTCTGGCCGAGGGCGCTGATGCGTCCGGAATGACCCGCTCGATCCCGATGGAAAAGGCGCTGGACGACTGCATGGTCGCCTGGAAGATGAACGGCGAGGCGCTGCGCCCCGAGCAGGGCTATCCTGTGCGTCTGGTCGTGCCCGGCTGGGAAGGCAACATGTGGGTGAAATGGCTGCGACGCCTCGAAGTGGGCGATCAGCCGTGGGAGCATCGCGAGGAAACCTCTAAATACACCGACCTGCTGGATGATGGCCGCGCCCGCAAATGGACCTGGGAGATGGACGCGAAGTCGGTCATCACGAACCCGTCCCCTCAGGCGCCGATCACGCACGGCAAAGGCCCGCTCGTCATCACCGGCGTCGCGTGGTCCGGTCGCGGCACCATTCCGCGCGTGGACGTCACCACCGACGGCGGCATGACGTGGCACACGGCGCGCATGTCCGGTCCGTCGATGGATAAGTCGCTGCACCGCTTCTACTACGAGATGGATTGGGACGGCTCTCCGCTGCTGCTGCAAAGCCGGGCGATGGACAGCACCGGCTACGTCCAGCCCACCAAGAACGCCCTGCGCCAAGTGCGCGGCGAGAACTCAATCTACCACAACAACGGCATCCAGACCTGGGCCGTGAACGCCGAAGGAGAGGCCGAGAATGTCGAAATCTCGTGA
- the soxB gene encoding thiosulfohydrolase SoxB — MISRRHFLQAGLATSALWGLSATGNWGRLAAQQSLTQAGLIGDPQAGDVTLVHITDIHAQTQPIWFREPSINLGVGQVEGKPPHITGKEFRAAYGIEQGSAMDYALTFEDFVALGREYGKMGGLDRISTVVKTIRDQAPGAILLDGGDTWQGSLPALRTDGADMVKLFNALGTEAMTSHWEFTLGIDRVTEIVENELNFPFLGANIFDAMWDEPAYEPMTRFERGGTQIAVIGQAFPYLPIANPSWMFPDLSFGVRAERMAEVVQQARDGGAQVVVVLSHNGFDVDRKMAADVPGIDVILTGHTHDALPEPVRVGDTHLIASGSHGKFVSRVDLDIADGRVNGVRQRLIPIFADVIEPDAEMTAMVDETRAPFVDEMSEVIGQTDSLLYRRGNFNGTWDDLICEALLEQRDAEIALSPGFRWGPSIMPGQDITREDIFNATAMSYPNAYRTEMTGEMLKIVLEDVADNLFNPDPYYQQGGDMVRVGGLGYRIDIAQPQGSRLSDLTLLSSGEAIDPSRAYTIAGWASVNEGTEGPPIWDVVEAHIKSKGTVSVPENTTVAVKAD; from the coding sequence ATGATCTCTCGCCGTCATTTCCTGCAAGCCGGTTTGGCGACCTCTGCCCTATGGGGGCTTTCGGCCACCGGGAATTGGGGGCGGCTGGCCGCCCAACAAAGCCTGACACAAGCCGGTCTGATCGGCGATCCGCAGGCGGGCGACGTGACACTTGTTCATATCACCGACATCCACGCCCAGACCCAACCGATCTGGTTCCGAGAGCCATCAATCAATCTGGGTGTCGGACAGGTAGAGGGCAAACCACCCCATATCACGGGCAAGGAGTTCCGCGCCGCTTATGGGATCGAGCAAGGCTCGGCCATGGATTACGCGCTGACCTTTGAGGACTTCGTGGCACTGGGCCGTGAGTACGGCAAGATGGGCGGCCTCGACCGGATCTCGACCGTCGTGAAGACGATCCGCGACCAGGCCCCCGGCGCGATCCTTCTGGACGGCGGCGACACGTGGCAGGGCTCGTTGCCCGCGCTGCGCACCGATGGCGCGGATATGGTCAAGTTGTTTAACGCTCTGGGCACAGAGGCGATGACATCCCATTGGGAGTTCACGCTGGGCATCGACCGCGTGACCGAGATCGTCGAAAACGAACTGAATTTCCCCTTCCTCGGCGCGAATATCTTCGATGCCATGTGGGATGAACCCGCGTATGAGCCGATGACCCGCTTCGAACGGGGCGGCACCCAGATCGCCGTCATCGGGCAGGCCTTTCCCTACCTTCCTATCGCCAACCCATCTTGGATGTTCCCGGACTTGTCTTTCGGTGTCCGAGCCGAACGCATGGCAGAGGTCGTTCAGCAGGCGCGCGACGGCGGCGCCCAGGTCGTGGTCGTCCTGTCGCACAACGGTTTCGACGTGGACCGCAAGATGGCCGCCGACGTGCCGGGCATCGATGTCATATTGACCGGGCACACCCACGATGCGCTGCCGGAACCTGTTCGCGTGGGCGATACCCACCTGATCGCCAGCGGCAGCCACGGCAAGTTCGTTTCCCGCGTGGATCTGGACATCGCGGACGGCCGCGTGAACGGCGTTCGCCAACGCCTGATCCCGATCTTCGCCGACGTGATCGAACCGGACGCAGAGATGACTGCGATGGTCGACGAGACCCGTGCGCCTTTCGTGGATGAGATGTCCGAGGTCATCGGCCAGACAGACTCGCTGCTCTACCGCCGTGGCAACTTCAACGGCACCTGGGACGATTTGATCTGCGAGGCGCTTCTGGAACAGCGCGACGCAGAGATCGCCCTTTCGCCCGGTTTCCGCTGGGGGCCGTCCATCATGCCCGGACAGGACATCACGCGCGAAGATATCTTCAACGCCACCGCCATGAGCTATCCGAACGCCTACCGCACAGAGATGACGGGCGAGATGCTCAAGATCGTGCTGGAGGACGTGGCCGACAACCTCTTCAACCCCGATCCCTACTACCAGCAGGGCGGCGACATGGTCCGCGTCGGGGGCCTTGGCTACCGGATCGACATTGCCCAGCCGCAGGGCAGCCGCCTGTCGGACCTTACGTTGCTGTCGTCGGGTGAGGCCATCGACCCGTCGCGTGCCTACACCATCGCGGGCTGGGCATCGGTCAACGAAGGCACCGAAGGCCCGCCCATCTGGGACGTGGTCGAAGCGCATATCAAATCGAAGGGCACGGTGAGCGTACCCGAGAACACAACCGTGGCCGTCAAGGCCGACTGA